A part of Hippopotamus amphibius kiboko isolate mHipAmp2 chromosome 16, mHipAmp2.hap2, whole genome shotgun sequence genomic DNA contains:
- the KIFC3 gene encoding kinesin-like protein KIFC3 isoform X2 gives MRVSPLSPCTITRPSRENQCVFPQIFFWRPLLFPLSLHGITLYMWFCCLRWTSLCVSFPAWYHLKAGQLTSEGEGMLPRDCRVPGGLDRPVNGGTAHPKQAGHCTGDSGLTVRPGPAGQGVQEQESGDERRETPEEAGAGPQAGPGGPGSWWHHECRENSSCQKQGEGGSLKDATACRERPDSLLHPWVHQGPRSPRTGLPSAALRLGKRSRWLYSSPVRLTGSGRFCGPPWWGFPAGTQSPAVIGKEHPQGTRGEGQEQGEKELTFLSFASSCHQRLICVSELVRWKEPLPSLRLIQSCLHPSGGGRLFGSGRCSSLSGPPGAAPVVHRMVEAMSQLQEEKAQLQEELVALQERLAVRGSDQQATPTQLQNQVEHLKEKLISQAQEVSRLRSELGGTDLEKHRDLLMVENERLRQEMRRCEAELQELRAKPAAPCTGCEHSQESAQLRDKLSQLQLEVAENKGVLSELNLEVQQKTDRLAEVELRLKDCLAEKAQEEERLSRRLRDSHETIASLRAQSPPVKYVIKTVEVESSKTKQALSESQARNQHLQEQVAMQRQVLKEMEQQLQSSHQLTAQLRAQIAMYESELERAHGQMLEEMQSLEEDKNRAIEEAFARAQVEMKAVHENLAGVRTNLLTLQPALRTLTNDYNGLKRQVRGFPLLLQEALKSVKAEIGQAIEEVSCNNQELLRKYRRELQLRKKCHNELVRLKGNIRVIARVRPVTKEDGEGPEATNAVTFDPDDDSIIHLLHKGKPVSFELDKVFSPQASQQDVFQEVQALITSCIDGFNVCIFAYGQTGAGKTYTMEGTHENPGINQRALQLLFSEVQEKASDWEYTITVSAAEIYNEVLRDLLGQEPQEKLEIRLCPDGSGQLYVPGLTEFRVQSVGDINKVFEFGHTNRTTEFTNLNEHSSRSHALLIVTVRGVDCSTGLRTTGKLNLVDLAGSERVGKSGAEGSRLREAQHINKSLSALGDVIAALRSRQGHVPFRNSKLTYLLQDSLSGDSKTLMVVQVSPVEKNTSETLYSLKFAERVRSVELGPGSRRAELGSWSSQEHLEWEPACQTPQPSARAHSAPGSGTSSRPGSIRRKLQPSGRSRPLPV, from the exons ATGCGTGTTTCTCCTCTTAGCCCCTGCACCATCACCCGACCGTCCAGAGAAAACCAGTGTGTAtttccccagatttttttttggaggcctcttttgtttccattatccTTGCATGGGATCACACTTTACATGTGGTTCTGCTGCTTGCGTTGGACGTCTCTCTGTGTGAGTT TCCCAGCCTGGTACCATCTGAAGGCGGGGCAGCTGACATCAGAGGGTGAGGGGATGTTGCCCCGAGACTGCCGTGTGCCCGGTGGGCTAGACAGGCCTGTGAATGGTGGGACGGCGCACCCGAAGCAAGCAGGCCACTGCACTGGTGACTCAGGGCTCACAGTTCGGCCAG GCCCTGCAGGACAAGGGGTGCAAGAGCAAGAGTCAGGGGACGAAAGAAGAGAAACTCCTGAAGAGGCAGGCGCCGGCCCCCAGGCGGGACCGGGAGGCCCGGGAAGCTGGTGGCACCATGAATGTAGAGAAAACAG CTCCTGTCAAAAGCAGGGCGAGGGTGGCAGCCTCAAAGACGCCACCGCCTGCAGAGAGAGGCCCGACTCCCTCTTGCATCCGTGGGTCCACCAGGGACCTAGAAGCCCTAGGACAGGGCTTCCCTCTGCTGCCTTGAGACTGGGAAAGAGAAGCCGGTGGCTCTACTCTTCTCCAGTGAGGCTGACAGGTTCTGGAAGATTCTGTGGGCCCCCTTGGTGGGGTTTCCCAGCAGGAACCCAGAGCCCAGCAGTTATTGGGAAAGAGCATCCTCAAGGAACCCGAGGGGAAGGCCAAGAGCAAGGGGAAAAGGAGCTGACCTTTCTCTCGTTTGCCTCCTCCTGTCACCAGAGgttgatctgtgtgtctgaaCTTGTGAGGTGGAAGGAACCACTGCCTTCTCTGAGATTGATCCAGAGCTGCCTTCACCCATCTGGGG GTGGGCGGCTCTTTGGCAGCGGGAGGTGCTCGAGCCTGTCGGGGCCGCCAGGTGCGGCCCCTGTGGTACATAGGATGGTGGAGGCCATGTCCCAGCTGCAGGAGGAGAAAgcccagctgcaggaggagctggtgGCCCTACAGGAGAGGCTGGCTGTCCGCGGCAGTGATCAGCAAGCCACACCCACCCAGCTGCAGAACCAG GTGGAACACCTCAAGGAGAAGCTCATAAGCCAGGCCCAGGAAGTGAGCCGCCTTCGATCGGAGCTG GGAGGCACCGACTTGGAGAAGCACCGGGACCTGCTGATGGTGGAGAATGAGCGACTGAGGCAGGAGATGCGGCGCTGCGAGGCAGAGCTGCAGGAGCTGCGGGCCAAGCCGGCGGCCCCCTGCACGGGCTGCGAGCACAGCCAG GAGAGCGCCCAACTCCGCGACAAGCTGTCCCAGCTACAGCTGGAGGTGGCGGAGAACAAAGGCGTGCTGTCAGAGCTGAACCTGGAGGTGCAGCAGAAGACCGACCGGCTGGCCGAGGTGGAGCTGCGGCTCAAGGACTGCCTGGCCGAGAAGGCGCAGGAGGAGGAGCGGCTCAGCCGGCGCCTGCGCGACAGTCACGAGACCATCGCCAGCCTGCGGGCCCAGTCGCCACCTGTCAAG TACGTCATCAAGACGGTGGAGGTGGAGTCGTCCAAGACCAAGCAGGCCCTCAGTGAGTCCCAGGCCCGGAACCAGCACCTGCAGGAGCAGGTGGCCATGCAGAGGCAGGTGCTGAAGGAGATGGAGCAGCAGCTGCAGAGCTCGCACCAGCTGACCGCACAGCTCCGGGCGCAG ATCGCCATGTACGAGTCGGAGCTGGAGCGGGCACACGGGCAGATGCTGGAGGAGATGCAGTCCCTGGAGGAGGACAAGAACCGGGCCATCGAGGAGGCCTTCGCCAGAGCCCAGGTGGAGATGAAGGCCGTGCACGAGAACCTGGCAG GCGTCCGGACCAACCTGCTGACACTGCAGCCGGCGCTGCGGACCCTGACCAATGACTACAACGGGCTCAAGCGTCAGGTGCGCGGCTTCCCGCTGCTGCTGCAGGAGGCCCTCAAGAGTGTCAAGGCCGAG ATCGGCCAGGCCATCGAGGAGGTCAGCTGCAACAACCAGGAGCTGCTGCGCAAGTACCGCCGGGAGCTGCAGCTGCGCAAGAAGTGCCACAACGAGCTCGTGCGGCTGAAAG GGAACATCCGGGTGATTGCCCGTGTCCGGCCAGTCACCAAAGAGGATGGAGAAGGACCTGAGGCGACCAATGCTGTGACCTTTGATCCCGACGATGACTCCATCATTCACTTGCTGCACAAGGGAAAGCCTGTCTCCTTCGAGCTGGACAAGGTCTTCTCCCCGCAGGCCTCACAGCAGGAC GTGTTCCAGGAGGTGCAGGCCCTGATCACCTCCTGCATCGACGGCTTCAACGTCTGCATCTTTGCCTACGGCCAGACGGGTGCTGGCAAGACATACACGATGGAG GGGACCCATGAGAACCCAGGCATCAACCAGCGGGCCCTGCAGCTGCTCTTCTCCGAGGTGCAGGAGAAGGCGTCCGACTGGGAATACACCATCACTGTCAGCGCGGCCGAGATCTACAACGAGGTCCTCAG ggacctGCTGGGGCAGGAGCCCCAGGAGAAACTGGAGATCCGGCTGTGCCCAGACGGCAGCGGGCAGCTGTATGTGCCAGGGCTGACGGAGTTCCGGGTGCAGAGCGTGGGAGACATCAACAAG GTGTTTGAGTTCGGCCACACCAACCGCACCACAGAGTTCACCAACCTGAACGAGCACAGCTCGCGCTCGCACGCCCTGCTCATCGTGACGGTGCGCGGCGTGGACTGCAGCACTGGCCTCCGCACCACAG GGAAGCTGAACCTGGTGGACCTGGCCGGCTCCGAGCGTGTGGGCAAGTCGGGGGCCGAGGGCAGCCGCCTGCGGGAGGCACAGCACATCAACAAGTCGCTGTCGGCCCTGGGGGACGTCATTGCTGCCCTGCGCTCCCGCCAGGGCCACGTGCCCTTCCGCAACTCCAAGCTCACCTACCTGCTGCAGGACTCACTCAGTGGGGACAGCAAGACCCTCATGGTGGTGCAG GTGTCCCCCGTGGAGAAGAACACCAGTGAGACGCTCTACTCCCTCAAGTTTGCTGAGAGGGTGCGCTCCGTGGAGCTGGGCCCCGGGTCCCGCAGGGCAGAGCTTGGGTCCTGGTCCAGCCAGGAGCATCTAGAG TGGGAGCCAGCTTGCCAGACGCCACAGCCCTCGGCACGAGCCCATTCGGCCCCTGGGTCTGGGACCAGTAGCCGCCCAGGCTCCATCAGGAGGAAGCTGCAGCCCTCGG GGAGGTCGAGGCCATTGCCCGTGTGA
- the KIFC3 gene encoding kinesin-like protein KIFC3 isoform X4 has translation MLPRDCRVPGGLDRPVNGGTAHPKQAGHCTGDSGLTVRPAGPAGQGVQEQESGDERRETPEEAGAGPQAGPGGPGSWWHHECRENSSCQKQGEGGSLKDATACRERPDSLLHPWVHQGPRSPRTGLPSAALRLGKRSRWLYSSPVRLTGSGRFCGPPWWGFPAGTQSPAVIGKEHPQGTRGEGQEQGEKELTFLSFASSCHQRLICVSELVRWKEPLPSLRLIQSCLHPSGGGRLFGSGRCSSLSGPPGAAPVVHRMVEAMSQLQEEKAQLQEELVALQERLAVRGSDQQATPTQLQNQVEHLKEKLISQAQEVSRLRSELGGTDLEKHRDLLMVENERLRQEMRRCEAELQELRAKPAAPCTGCEHSQESAQLRDKLSQLQLEVAENKGVLSELNLEVQQKTDRLAEVELRLKDCLAEKAQEEERLSRRLRDSHETIASLRAQSPPVKYVIKTVEVESSKTKQALSESQARNQHLQEQVAMQRQVLKEMEQQLQSSHQLTAQLRAQIAMYESELERAHGQMLEEMQSLEEDKNRAIEEAFARAQVEMKAVHENLAGVRTNLLTLQPALRTLTNDYNGLKRQVRGFPLLLQEALKSVKAEIGQAIEEVSCNNQELLRKYRRELQLRKKCHNELVRLKGNIRVIARVRPVTKEDGEGPEATNAVTFDPDDDSIIHLLHKGKPVSFELDKVFSPQASQQDVFQEVQALITSCIDGFNVCIFAYGQTGAGKTYTMEGTHENPGINQRALQLLFSEVQEKASDWEYTITVSAAEIYNEVLRDLLGQEPQEKLEIRLCPDGSGQLYVPGLTEFRVQSVGDINKVFEFGHTNRTTEFTNLNEHSSRSHALLIVTVRGVDCSTGLRTTGKLNLVDLAGSERVGKSGAEGSRLREAQHINKSLSALGDVIAALRSRQGHVPFRNSKLTYLLQDSLSGDSKTLMVVQVSPVEKNTSETLYSLKFAERVRSVELGPGSRRAELGSWSSQEHLEWEPACQTPQPSARAHSAPGSGTSSRPGSIRRKLQPSGRSRPLPV, from the exons ATGTTGCCCCGAGACTGCCGTGTGCCCGGTGGGCTAGACAGGCCTGTGAATGGTGGGACGGCGCACCCGAAGCAAGCAGGCCACTGCACTGGTGACTCAGGGCTCACAGTTCGGCCAG CAGGCCCTGCAGGACAAGGGGTGCAAGAGCAAGAGTCAGGGGACGAAAGAAGAGAAACTCCTGAAGAGGCAGGCGCCGGCCCCCAGGCGGGACCGGGAGGCCCGGGAAGCTGGTGGCACCATGAATGTAGAGAAAACAG CTCCTGTCAAAAGCAGGGCGAGGGTGGCAGCCTCAAAGACGCCACCGCCTGCAGAGAGAGGCCCGACTCCCTCTTGCATCCGTGGGTCCACCAGGGACCTAGAAGCCCTAGGACAGGGCTTCCCTCTGCTGCCTTGAGACTGGGAAAGAGAAGCCGGTGGCTCTACTCTTCTCCAGTGAGGCTGACAGGTTCTGGAAGATTCTGTGGGCCCCCTTGGTGGGGTTTCCCAGCAGGAACCCAGAGCCCAGCAGTTATTGGGAAAGAGCATCCTCAAGGAACCCGAGGGGAAGGCCAAGAGCAAGGGGAAAAGGAGCTGACCTTTCTCTCGTTTGCCTCCTCCTGTCACCAGAGgttgatctgtgtgtctgaaCTTGTGAGGTGGAAGGAACCACTGCCTTCTCTGAGATTGATCCAGAGCTGCCTTCACCCATCTGGGG GTGGGCGGCTCTTTGGCAGCGGGAGGTGCTCGAGCCTGTCGGGGCCGCCAGGTGCGGCCCCTGTGGTACATAGGATGGTGGAGGCCATGTCCCAGCTGCAGGAGGAGAAAgcccagctgcaggaggagctggtgGCCCTACAGGAGAGGCTGGCTGTCCGCGGCAGTGATCAGCAAGCCACACCCACCCAGCTGCAGAACCAG GTGGAACACCTCAAGGAGAAGCTCATAAGCCAGGCCCAGGAAGTGAGCCGCCTTCGATCGGAGCTG GGAGGCACCGACTTGGAGAAGCACCGGGACCTGCTGATGGTGGAGAATGAGCGACTGAGGCAGGAGATGCGGCGCTGCGAGGCAGAGCTGCAGGAGCTGCGGGCCAAGCCGGCGGCCCCCTGCACGGGCTGCGAGCACAGCCAG GAGAGCGCCCAACTCCGCGACAAGCTGTCCCAGCTACAGCTGGAGGTGGCGGAGAACAAAGGCGTGCTGTCAGAGCTGAACCTGGAGGTGCAGCAGAAGACCGACCGGCTGGCCGAGGTGGAGCTGCGGCTCAAGGACTGCCTGGCCGAGAAGGCGCAGGAGGAGGAGCGGCTCAGCCGGCGCCTGCGCGACAGTCACGAGACCATCGCCAGCCTGCGGGCCCAGTCGCCACCTGTCAAG TACGTCATCAAGACGGTGGAGGTGGAGTCGTCCAAGACCAAGCAGGCCCTCAGTGAGTCCCAGGCCCGGAACCAGCACCTGCAGGAGCAGGTGGCCATGCAGAGGCAGGTGCTGAAGGAGATGGAGCAGCAGCTGCAGAGCTCGCACCAGCTGACCGCACAGCTCCGGGCGCAG ATCGCCATGTACGAGTCGGAGCTGGAGCGGGCACACGGGCAGATGCTGGAGGAGATGCAGTCCCTGGAGGAGGACAAGAACCGGGCCATCGAGGAGGCCTTCGCCAGAGCCCAGGTGGAGATGAAGGCCGTGCACGAGAACCTGGCAG GCGTCCGGACCAACCTGCTGACACTGCAGCCGGCGCTGCGGACCCTGACCAATGACTACAACGGGCTCAAGCGTCAGGTGCGCGGCTTCCCGCTGCTGCTGCAGGAGGCCCTCAAGAGTGTCAAGGCCGAG ATCGGCCAGGCCATCGAGGAGGTCAGCTGCAACAACCAGGAGCTGCTGCGCAAGTACCGCCGGGAGCTGCAGCTGCGCAAGAAGTGCCACAACGAGCTCGTGCGGCTGAAAG GGAACATCCGGGTGATTGCCCGTGTCCGGCCAGTCACCAAAGAGGATGGAGAAGGACCTGAGGCGACCAATGCTGTGACCTTTGATCCCGACGATGACTCCATCATTCACTTGCTGCACAAGGGAAAGCCTGTCTCCTTCGAGCTGGACAAGGTCTTCTCCCCGCAGGCCTCACAGCAGGAC GTGTTCCAGGAGGTGCAGGCCCTGATCACCTCCTGCATCGACGGCTTCAACGTCTGCATCTTTGCCTACGGCCAGACGGGTGCTGGCAAGACATACACGATGGAG GGGACCCATGAGAACCCAGGCATCAACCAGCGGGCCCTGCAGCTGCTCTTCTCCGAGGTGCAGGAGAAGGCGTCCGACTGGGAATACACCATCACTGTCAGCGCGGCCGAGATCTACAACGAGGTCCTCAG ggacctGCTGGGGCAGGAGCCCCAGGAGAAACTGGAGATCCGGCTGTGCCCAGACGGCAGCGGGCAGCTGTATGTGCCAGGGCTGACGGAGTTCCGGGTGCAGAGCGTGGGAGACATCAACAAG GTGTTTGAGTTCGGCCACACCAACCGCACCACAGAGTTCACCAACCTGAACGAGCACAGCTCGCGCTCGCACGCCCTGCTCATCGTGACGGTGCGCGGCGTGGACTGCAGCACTGGCCTCCGCACCACAG GGAAGCTGAACCTGGTGGACCTGGCCGGCTCCGAGCGTGTGGGCAAGTCGGGGGCCGAGGGCAGCCGCCTGCGGGAGGCACAGCACATCAACAAGTCGCTGTCGGCCCTGGGGGACGTCATTGCTGCCCTGCGCTCCCGCCAGGGCCACGTGCCCTTCCGCAACTCCAAGCTCACCTACCTGCTGCAGGACTCACTCAGTGGGGACAGCAAGACCCTCATGGTGGTGCAG GTGTCCCCCGTGGAGAAGAACACCAGTGAGACGCTCTACTCCCTCAAGTTTGCTGAGAGGGTGCGCTCCGTGGAGCTGGGCCCCGGGTCCCGCAGGGCAGAGCTTGGGTCCTGGTCCAGCCAGGAGCATCTAGAG TGGGAGCCAGCTTGCCAGACGCCACAGCCCTCGGCACGAGCCCATTCGGCCCCTGGGTCTGGGACCAGTAGCCGCCCAGGCTCCATCAGGAGGAAGCTGCAGCCCTCGG GGAGGTCGAGGCCATTGCCCGTGTGA
- the KIFC3 gene encoding kinesin-like protein KIFC3 isoform X8, which yields MVGRRTRSKQATALVTQGSQFGQQALQDKGCKSKSQGTKEEKLLKRQAPAPRRDREAREAGGTMNVEKTGGRLFGSGRCSSLSGPPGAAPVVHRMVEAMSQLQEEKAQLQEELVALQERLAVRGSDQQATPTQLQNQVEHLKEKLISQAQEVSRLRSELGGTDLEKHRDLLMVENERLRQEMRRCEAELQELRAKPAAPCTGCEHSQESAQLRDKLSQLQLEVAENKGVLSELNLEVQQKTDRLAEVELRLKDCLAEKAQEEERLSRRLRDSHETIASLRAQSPPVKYVIKTVEVESSKTKQALSESQARNQHLQEQVAMQRQVLKEMEQQLQSSHQLTAQLRAQIAMYESELERAHGQMLEEMQSLEEDKNRAIEEAFARAQVEMKAVHENLAGVRTNLLTLQPALRTLTNDYNGLKRQVRGFPLLLQEALKSVKAEIGQAIEEVSCNNQELLRKYRRELQLRKKCHNELVRLKGNIRVIARVRPVTKEDGEGPEATNAVTFDPDDDSIIHLLHKGKPVSFELDKVFSPQASQQDVFQEVQALITSCIDGFNVCIFAYGQTGAGKTYTMEGTHENPGINQRALQLLFSEVQEKASDWEYTITVSAAEIYNEVLRDLLGQEPQEKLEIRLCPDGSGQLYVPGLTEFRVQSVGDINKVFEFGHTNRTTEFTNLNEHSSRSHALLIVTVRGVDCSTGLRTTGKLNLVDLAGSERVGKSGAEGSRLREAQHINKSLSALGDVIAALRSRQGHVPFRNSKLTYLLQDSLSGDSKTLMVVQVSPVEKNTSETLYSLKFAERVRSVELGPGSRRAELGSWSSQEHLEWEPACQTPQPSARAHSAPGSGTSSRPGSIRRKLQPSGRSRPLPV from the exons ATGGTGGGACGGCGCACCCGAAGCAAGCAGGCCACTGCACTGGTGACTCAGGGCTCACAGTTCGGCCAG CAGGCCCTGCAGGACAAGGGGTGCAAGAGCAAGAGTCAGGGGACGAAAGAAGAGAAACTCCTGAAGAGGCAGGCGCCGGCCCCCAGGCGGGACCGGGAGGCCCGGGAAGCTGGTGGCACCATGAATGTAGAGAAAACAG GTGGGCGGCTCTTTGGCAGCGGGAGGTGCTCGAGCCTGTCGGGGCCGCCAGGTGCGGCCCCTGTGGTACATAGGATGGTGGAGGCCATGTCCCAGCTGCAGGAGGAGAAAgcccagctgcaggaggagctggtgGCCCTACAGGAGAGGCTGGCTGTCCGCGGCAGTGATCAGCAAGCCACACCCACCCAGCTGCAGAACCAG GTGGAACACCTCAAGGAGAAGCTCATAAGCCAGGCCCAGGAAGTGAGCCGCCTTCGATCGGAGCTG GGAGGCACCGACTTGGAGAAGCACCGGGACCTGCTGATGGTGGAGAATGAGCGACTGAGGCAGGAGATGCGGCGCTGCGAGGCAGAGCTGCAGGAGCTGCGGGCCAAGCCGGCGGCCCCCTGCACGGGCTGCGAGCACAGCCAG GAGAGCGCCCAACTCCGCGACAAGCTGTCCCAGCTACAGCTGGAGGTGGCGGAGAACAAAGGCGTGCTGTCAGAGCTGAACCTGGAGGTGCAGCAGAAGACCGACCGGCTGGCCGAGGTGGAGCTGCGGCTCAAGGACTGCCTGGCCGAGAAGGCGCAGGAGGAGGAGCGGCTCAGCCGGCGCCTGCGCGACAGTCACGAGACCATCGCCAGCCTGCGGGCCCAGTCGCCACCTGTCAAG TACGTCATCAAGACGGTGGAGGTGGAGTCGTCCAAGACCAAGCAGGCCCTCAGTGAGTCCCAGGCCCGGAACCAGCACCTGCAGGAGCAGGTGGCCATGCAGAGGCAGGTGCTGAAGGAGATGGAGCAGCAGCTGCAGAGCTCGCACCAGCTGACCGCACAGCTCCGGGCGCAG ATCGCCATGTACGAGTCGGAGCTGGAGCGGGCACACGGGCAGATGCTGGAGGAGATGCAGTCCCTGGAGGAGGACAAGAACCGGGCCATCGAGGAGGCCTTCGCCAGAGCCCAGGTGGAGATGAAGGCCGTGCACGAGAACCTGGCAG GCGTCCGGACCAACCTGCTGACACTGCAGCCGGCGCTGCGGACCCTGACCAATGACTACAACGGGCTCAAGCGTCAGGTGCGCGGCTTCCCGCTGCTGCTGCAGGAGGCCCTCAAGAGTGTCAAGGCCGAG ATCGGCCAGGCCATCGAGGAGGTCAGCTGCAACAACCAGGAGCTGCTGCGCAAGTACCGCCGGGAGCTGCAGCTGCGCAAGAAGTGCCACAACGAGCTCGTGCGGCTGAAAG GGAACATCCGGGTGATTGCCCGTGTCCGGCCAGTCACCAAAGAGGATGGAGAAGGACCTGAGGCGACCAATGCTGTGACCTTTGATCCCGACGATGACTCCATCATTCACTTGCTGCACAAGGGAAAGCCTGTCTCCTTCGAGCTGGACAAGGTCTTCTCCCCGCAGGCCTCACAGCAGGAC GTGTTCCAGGAGGTGCAGGCCCTGATCACCTCCTGCATCGACGGCTTCAACGTCTGCATCTTTGCCTACGGCCAGACGGGTGCTGGCAAGACATACACGATGGAG GGGACCCATGAGAACCCAGGCATCAACCAGCGGGCCCTGCAGCTGCTCTTCTCCGAGGTGCAGGAGAAGGCGTCCGACTGGGAATACACCATCACTGTCAGCGCGGCCGAGATCTACAACGAGGTCCTCAG ggacctGCTGGGGCAGGAGCCCCAGGAGAAACTGGAGATCCGGCTGTGCCCAGACGGCAGCGGGCAGCTGTATGTGCCAGGGCTGACGGAGTTCCGGGTGCAGAGCGTGGGAGACATCAACAAG GTGTTTGAGTTCGGCCACACCAACCGCACCACAGAGTTCACCAACCTGAACGAGCACAGCTCGCGCTCGCACGCCCTGCTCATCGTGACGGTGCGCGGCGTGGACTGCAGCACTGGCCTCCGCACCACAG GGAAGCTGAACCTGGTGGACCTGGCCGGCTCCGAGCGTGTGGGCAAGTCGGGGGCCGAGGGCAGCCGCCTGCGGGAGGCACAGCACATCAACAAGTCGCTGTCGGCCCTGGGGGACGTCATTGCTGCCCTGCGCTCCCGCCAGGGCCACGTGCCCTTCCGCAACTCCAAGCTCACCTACCTGCTGCAGGACTCACTCAGTGGGGACAGCAAGACCCTCATGGTGGTGCAG GTGTCCCCCGTGGAGAAGAACACCAGTGAGACGCTCTACTCCCTCAAGTTTGCTGAGAGGGTGCGCTCCGTGGAGCTGGGCCCCGGGTCCCGCAGGGCAGAGCTTGGGTCCTGGTCCAGCCAGGAGCATCTAGAG TGGGAGCCAGCTTGCCAGACGCCACAGCCCTCGGCACGAGCCCATTCGGCCCCTGGGTCTGGGACCAGTAGCCGCCCAGGCTCCATCAGGAGGAAGCTGCAGCCCTCGG GGAGGTCGAGGCCATTGCCCGTGTGA